A genomic region of Christiangramia sp. OXR-203 contains the following coding sequences:
- a CDS encoding mechanosensitive ion channel family protein, translating into MDKLNNYGEIAKEYANKFIDYLPTLIGAIVLLLVGLWVIKLIVKYLKKLFDKKDYDPTLEKFTVNAASWGLKVLLFVLVITQLGVESASLVAAIGAAGLAIGLALQGSLSNLAGGVLIIVLKPFKVGDWIEAQGVSGSVVEISLFYTKLDTFGNQRVVIPNGELSNDNITNYSFNKTRKENLSFGISYDDDIKKAKEVLTNMVMEQEKILKDPAPQIIVSELGDSSVNFSVRYFAELPDFWDLHWYMIEEGKIRLEEAGMTIPYPQRDVYLYDQTKMRGTERDKRSAE; encoded by the coding sequence ATGGACAAGTTGAACAACTACGGCGAAATCGCAAAAGAATACGCGAACAAGTTTATCGATTACCTCCCTACGCTAATCGGTGCGATCGTGCTGCTACTTGTAGGACTTTGGGTAATAAAACTCATTGTAAAATATTTAAAGAAATTATTCGACAAGAAGGACTACGATCCTACTCTAGAAAAGTTCACTGTAAACGCTGCCAGTTGGGGTCTCAAGGTGTTACTTTTTGTGCTGGTTATCACACAACTTGGTGTGGAGAGTGCATCGCTTGTAGCAGCAATTGGTGCTGCAGGTCTGGCCATTGGTCTTGCTTTGCAGGGATCGCTTTCCAATCTTGCCGGTGGAGTGCTTATAATAGTTCTAAAACCATTTAAAGTTGGAGATTGGATCGAAGCACAGGGAGTTTCCGGTAGTGTAGTAGAGATCTCATTATTTTACACGAAGCTTGACACTTTTGGGAACCAGAGAGTGGTAATTCCAAATGGTGAACTAAGTAATGATAATATCACGAATTACAGTTTCAACAAAACCCGTAAAGAGAATCTAAGCTTCGGAATTTCTTATGATGATGATATTAAGAAAGCAAAAGAAGTGCTTACAAATATGGTAATGGAACAAGAGAAAATCCTTAAGGATCCAGCCCCGCAGATCATTGTTTCTGAACTTGGAGATAGTTCGGTTAACTTCTCTGTTCGATATTTTGCTGAATTGCCAGACTTCTGGGATCTACACTGGTATATGATCGAGGAAGGTAAAATTAGACTTGAGGAGGCTGGAATGACCATTCCTTATCCACAAAGGGATG